In a genomic window of Rhododendron vialii isolate Sample 1 chromosome 12a, ASM3025357v1:
- the LOC131311915 gene encoding auxin-responsive protein SAUR76-like, whose translation MMGAKKLTKLKSALKKLPSSFTNRNNNDSNSTTGESEATGKLHPVYVGKSRRPYLVSSDVIDHPLFQVLVDKSNGGCDGGIISVDCEVVLFDHLLWVLENADSYLVSVGELVEFYTSTY comes from the coding sequence ATGATGGGTGCAAAAAAGCTAACGAAGCTCAAGTCTGCGCTCAAGAAATTGCCCTCCTCCTTCACCAACCGCAACAACAACGATTCTAATTCTACCACGGGAGAATCCGAAGCCACCGGGAAACTCCATCCCGTCTACGTCGGGAAATCTCGCCGGCCGTACCTTGTTAGCTCGGACGTAATTGACCATCCCCTGTTCCAAGTTCTGGTCGACAAATCCAACGGCGGCTGTGATGGAGGTATTATCAGCGTTGACTGCGAGGTAGTGCTGTTCGATCATTTGCTTTGGGTGTTGGAAAATGCGGACTCGTATCTGGTTTCTGTGGGCGAGCTGGTTGAGTTCTATACTAGTACTTACTAG
- the LOC131311918 gene encoding phosphoinositide phosphatase SAC2-like, whose product MTSDNEQQAWIEEEAKPNVSYLHKFRLYETRSNFYVIGRDKNRTIWRVLKIDRSEPSDLNILEDSTTYSEIECSDLLRRIHEGNKSTGGLKFVTACYGIVGFIKFLGPYYMLLITKRQKIGTICGHAVYAISKSEMIPIPNPTVRSTMGFSKNENRYKKLLCAVDLTKDFFFSYSYHVMRSLQKNLCSHETGQILYETMFVWNEFLTRGIRNHLKNTLWTVALVHGFFKQVKLSISGRYFKLTLIARRSRHFAGTRYLKRGVNEKGRVANDVETEQIAFEDVPEGYPIRISSVVQNRGSIPLFWSQETSRMNIKPDIILSKKDHKYQATRLHFENLVKRYGNPVIILNLIKTREKKPRESILRAEFGNAIALINKDLTGENRLKFLHLDLNKYSKNKAIDVLALLRKVAAYALNFTGFFYCQVAPTSGTKGLINWSYFQNNYNGDFSVQNLCDAKMGVNGETDDSSSSIDKCGKRFVKPPMFQKGILRTNCIDCLDRTNVAQFAFGLVSLGHQLHALGFTDDPIIGMDCPLADDLMSLYETMGDTLALQYGGSAAHNKIFSQKRGHWKAAVQSQEFLRTLQRYYSNAYMDAEKQDAINVFLGHFQPQQGKPALWELDSDQHYSIGRLSFKDENGRSFLKRSLSDGNIPCESNSPLEVTDVGQMEEHNQSFPHNMHDGNKDLSESTPEISTCESELSYTRYTPSMSSRRLFPDMQPDQCLESDCNCFDGRRDSFNCSNFLDVDWLSSSGNSCEEDAYERSTLISSPIAGVSSDSVLTGLKMESGVSPSESGKSSDVIAEFSDNFMRWVNYGEMFP is encoded by the exons ATGACTTCAGATAACGAGCAACAGGCTTGGATCGAAGAGGAGGCCAAACCGAACGTTTCCTATTTGCACAAGTTTCGGCTCTATGAGACTCGCTCG AACTTTTATGTGATTGGACGGGATAAGAACAGAACTATCTGGAGAGTGTTGAAGATTGATAGGTCAGAACCTTCTGATCTAAATATTCTCGAGGATTCTACAACGTACTCTGAAATCGAATGCTCTGATCTGCTAAGACGAATACACGAAGGAAACAAGTCAACGGGTGGGCTTAAATTTGTCACGGCCTGTTATGGAATTGTTG GGTTCATAAAGTTCTTGGGGCCTTATTACATGCTGCTTATAACAAAAAGACAGAAGATCGGCACGATCTGTGGGCATGCAGTATATGCCATTTCCAAGAGCGAGATGATTCCAATTCCAAATCCTACTGTGCGGTCCACTATGGGTTTTTCTAAGAATGAGAACAG ATACAAGAAGCTCCTATGCGCAGTGGATCTTACAAAGGACTTCTTTTTTAGCTACTCGTATCATGTCATGCGTAGCCTTCAAAAGAATCTATGTAGTCATGAGACAGGACAAATTCTTTATGAAACAATGTTTGTCTGGAATGAGTTCTTAACTCGTGGAATCCGCAATCACCTCAAAAATACTCTGTGGACTGTTGCGTTGGTACATGGCTTCTTTAAACAG GTCAAACTTTCTATATCTGGAAGGTACTTCAAGCTGACCCTCATTGCGAGACGATCACGTCATTTTGCTGGCACCAG ATACTTGAAACGAGGAGTAAATGAGAAGGGTCGAGTAGCTAATGACGTTGAAACAGAACAGATTGCATTTGAAGATGTTCCTGAAGGATATCCGATTCGCATAAGTTCTGTTGTGCAGAACCGCGGTTCGATACCCCTTTTCTGGTCACAAGAAACTTCGAGAATGAATATTAAACCAGACATCATAT tATCGAAGAAGGATCATAAGTACCAAGCAACGCGACTTCACTTTGAGAATCTTGTCAAGAGATACGGAAATCCAGTTATCATTTTGAATTTGATAAAG ACTCGTGAGAAGAAGCCCCGCGAATCTATCCTGCGTGCGGAGTTTGGGAATGCCATTGCTTTAATTAATAAAGATTTAACCGGAGAGAACCGCTTGAAGTTCCTTCATTTGGATCTGAATAAATACTCTAAAAA CAAAGCAATAGATGTGCTGGCCCTTTTACGGAAAGTGGCTGCATATGCATTGAATTTCACTGGCTTCTTTTATTGTCAAGTAGCACCAACTTCAGGCACGAAGGGACTGATTAATTGGTCATACTTCCA GAACAATTATAACGGTGACTTCTCCGTACAGAACCTTTGTGATGCCAAAATGGGTGTTAACGGCGAAACAGATGATTCTAGTAGTAGCATTGATAAGTGTGGAAAACGCTTTGTCAAGCCTCCAATGTTTCAGAAAGGGATCCTAAGAACCAATTGCATAGACTGTTTAGATCGCACGAATGTTGCTCAATTTGCATTTGGGTTGGTTTCTCTCGGGCATCAGCTGCATGCCTTGGGATTTACAGACGACCCCATTATTGGTATGGATTGCCCTTTGGCAGATGACTTAATGAGTCTATATGAGACAATGGGTGACACGCTTGCGCTGCAATATGGTGGATCCGCAGCACACAATAAG ATATTCTCTCAGAAGAGAGGTCACTGGAAAGCAGCAGTTCAGTCCCAAGAGTTCCTTAGAACTCTACAGCGATACTACAGTAATGCCTACATGGACGCTGAGAAGCAAGATGCAATCAATGT GTTCTTGGGGCATTTCCAGCCACAACAGGGTAAACCAGCTCTTTGGGAACTGGATTCAGATCAGCATTACAGTATTGGAAGGCTTAGTTTTAAAGATGAAAATGGGAG ATCATTTCTGAAGAGGTCACTGTCAGACGGCAACATTCCTTGTGAAAGCAACTCACCACTTGAAGTGACTGATGTTGGGCAGATGGAAGAGCACAACCAGTCTTTTCCTCATAACATGCATGATGGTAACAAGGATCTTTCGGAGTCCACACCAGAAATCTCTACTTGTGAAAGTGAATTATCTTATACCAG GTATACACCCTCAATGTCTTCTAGGCGGCTTTTCCCTGATATGCAGCCCGATCAATGTCTAGAAAGTGATTGTAATTGTTTTGATGGACGCCGGGATTCATTCAACTGCTCAAATTTTCTTGACGTGGATTGGCTTTCTTCTTCTGGAAATTCATGTGAAGAAGACGCATATGAAAG ATCTACACTCATAAGCTCACCTATTGCTGGTGTATCATCTGATAGTGTTTTAACTGGACTTAAAATGGAATCAGGCGTTTCTCCAAGTGAGTCTGGGAAG AGTTCTGACGTTATCGCTGAATTTTCTGATAACTTCATGCGCTGGGTTAACTACGGCGAGATGTTCCCCTGA